A stretch of Planococcus citri chromosome 5, ihPlaCitr1.1, whole genome shotgun sequence DNA encodes these proteins:
- the MetRS gene encoding methionine--tRNA ligase, cytoplasmic isoform X2 — translation MLIQVQREEEGAYRSFCTVILSTATMKCFTNPSNPGALKLLIASKCGQKEIQIDTVNAKDQKSHGFKRLPVLELDNGTKIFSSTAGARYLFKPDDNLSEKVDVWLTWESTVLLPALAACNLDKISDSPVLNAVSFIDEAVKNKVYLVDERLTVADVVLWSSLFALFTEQNIVSQYLSSKHSILNWFNNLKDSKPFKESIAIWGQKQGNEVFKSFVEGCSYPSVGNMENVTVTEEKETVVTEAEINEAEQAWLGKRSSRPKPRKFTKPVLPQAGEKNILITSALPYVNNVPHLGNIIGCVLSADVFARYCKLRNWNALYIAGTDEYGTATETKALEEKLTPRQICDKYFEIHKETYTWFNIDFDYFGRTTTDLQTTIAQDLFLRIHKKGYTSTASVEQLFCQNCSRFLADRFVEGTCPKCKYEDARGDQCDGCGTLINAVELIQPRCKVCGKMPVVQNSNQLFLELPKIEPVLQEWIKSSCDHWSHNAREITNSWLKDGLKARCITRDLKWGVPVPLSGFEKKVFYVWFDAPIGYMSITANYSDEWRKWWQPAKETPVTLYQFMAKDNVPFHSVMFPATLLAVGENYQLVNHIFATEYLNYEDGKFSKSRGIGVFGTDAKNTGIPADIFRFYLLYMRPESHDSSFSWVDLATKHNTELLNNIGNFVNRALVFDEKFFNSVIPPMNMVKEDYVLLASVTREIRGYHSVLENGKLRDGIKYMLNISRHGNIYMQTLKPWVLIKGNDEEKKRAATVIGILCNVAALLAIVIRPYMPNIAKIMAEQMNASEDLFVLTEDMNILLPEGHKIGKPVPIFTKIELSTVETLKKMFSGRQTSPPKEPSKKPEETFADLQSASKVADSLKKMENAITEQGNLVRNMKSGGAQKAEWQPHVNALLDMKKQYEELKKVQASLANNVSPASTEEPVKNGECQDKEQEIIRLEEGIKTLGDKIRTSKTNKESKEVWGPFLTEMLDLKNKLAQLKPSAEPAAPSKKGKKKS, via the exons ATGTTGATTCAAGTTCAACGAGAAGAAGAAGGAGCCTATCGCTCATTTTGTACGGTTATTCTAAG TACTGCTACGATGAAGTGCTTCACGAATCCGAGCAATCCCGGTGCTTTGAAGCTACTGATAGCGTCAAAATGTGGccaaaaagaaatacaaatcGATACAGTAAACGCTAAAG ACCAAAAATCTCACGGTTTCAAGAGATTACCGGTGTTAGAATTAGATAACGGTACGAAGATCTTTTCCAGCACCGCTGGCGCACGTTATTTGTTCAAACCTGATGATAATTTGAGTGAAAAAGTTGATGTGTGGTTGACGTGGGAATCCACCGTTCTACTA CCTGCTCTAGCTGCTTGTAATTTAGATAAGATTTCCGATAGTCCGGTGCTGAATGCTGTTAGCTTTATCGACGAAGCTGTAAAAAATAAAGTGTATTTAGTCGAC GAACGGTTAACGGTCGCTGATGTTGTTCTGTGGAGTTCGTTATTTGCTCTTTTTACGGAACAGAATATTGTATCGCAGTATTTATCATCCAAACACAGTATTTTAAATTGGTTTAATAATCTAAAAGATTCGAAACCATTCAAG GAATCGATTGCTATTTGGGGCCAGAAACAAGGCAACGAAGTATTCAAATCATTCGTAGAAGGTTGTTCGTATCCTTCAGTCGGTAACATGGAAAATGTTACTGTTACAGAAGAG AAAGAGACGGTGGTAACCGAAGCTGAAATAAACGAAGCCGAACAAGCCTGGCTTGGTAAACGGTCATCTCGTCCTAAACCGAGAAAATTCACTAAACCAGT ATTACCTCAAGCTggagagaaaaatattttaattacctCAGCATTACCTTACGTCAACAACGTTCCTCATTTGGGTAATATCATTGGCTGTGTACTTTCTGCTGATGTTTTTGCCAG ATATTGCAAGCTGCGGAATTGGAACGCTTTGTATATCGCTGGTACCGATGAATATGGAACTGCTACTGAAACTAAAGCATTAGAAGAGAAACTAACTCCTCGTCAAATATGtgataagtattttgaaatacataaagAAACGTACACGTGGTTCAATATTGATTTCGATTATTTTGGTCGTACGACTACCGATCTTCAGACAAC AATCGCTCAAGATTTATTTTTACGGATTCATAAGAAAGGATACACGTCTACTGCATCAGTCGAGcaactattttgccaaaattgcagccG GTTTTTAGCTGATCGTTTTGTAGAAGGAACTTGTCCAAAATGTAAGTATGAAGATGCCCGAGGGGATCAATGTGACGGATGTGGTACTCTAATCAATGCTGTCGAATTGATCCAGCCACGTTGCAAAGTTTGCGGTAAAATGCCCGTAGTACAAAATTCCAACCAGCTTTTCTTAGAATTACCCAAG aTCGAACCAGTTTTGCAAGAATGGATCAAGTCATCTTGCGATCATTGGAGCCATAATGCTCGAGAGATAACGAATTCTTGGCTGAAAGACGGTTTAAAAGCGAGATGTATCACGAGAGATTTAAAATGGGGTGTTCCGGTTCCTTTGAGCGGATTCGAGAAAAAA GTATTCTACGTCTGGTTCGATGCTCCGATCGGTTACATGAGTATAACAGCTAATTACAGCGACGAATGGAGGAAATGGTGGCAACCTGCGAAAGAAACGCCTGTAACACTTTATCAGTTTATGGCTAAAGATAACGTTCCTTTCCATTCAGTCATGTTCCCAGCCACTTTGTTGGCCGTAGGTGAAAACTATCAACTAGTTAATCATATTTTCGCCACag aatatttgaattacgAAGATGGTAAATTCTCAAAATCCAGAGGCATCGGTGTGTTCGGTACCGACGCCAAGAACACCGGAATCCCTGCCGATATATTTAGATTCTATTTACTCTACATGAGACCGGAATCGCACGACTCGTCGTTCAGTTGGGTCGATTTAGCGACCAAACATAATACCGAATTATTAAATAATATCGGTAACTTCGTCAATAG AGCATTGGTCTTCgacgaaaaattcttcaattcggTCATTCCGCCGATGAATATGGTCAAAGAAGATTACGTACTTTTAGCCTCGGTGACGCGGGAAATTCGTGGATACCATAGTGTGCTAGAGAATGGTAAATTACGCGATGGTATCAAATACATGTTGAATATCTCCAGACACGGTAACATTTACATGCAAACACTCAAACCGTGGGTATTAATAAAAGGCAACGATGAAGAAAA GAAACGTGCTGCCACCGTGATCGGTATTTTATGCAATGTGGCTGCCTTATTGGCTATTGTGATTCGTCCTTATATGCCAAATATCGCGAAAATCATGGCCGAACAGATGAACGCGTCGGAGGATCTTTTCGTCTTGACCGAAGATATGAATATTTTACTTCCAGAAGGgcataaaattggaaaa CCTGTTCcgattttcacgaaaattgaACTCAGTACCGTTGAAACGTTGAAGAAAATGTTCTCAGGACGTCAAACATCGCCCCCAAAAGAACCGTCGAAGAAACCCGAAGAAACGTTCGCTGATTTACAATCCGCTTCTAAGGTTGCGGACAGTttgaagaaaatggaaaatgctATCACCGAACAA GGTAATTTGGTTCGAAACATGAAGAGTGGCGGAGCTCAGAAGGCGGAATGGCAACCTCATGTTAACGCTTTGCTCGATATGAAAAAACAAtacgaagaattgaaaaaagttcaagcATCTTTGGCGAATAACGTATCGCCCGCTAGTACTGAAGAACCGGTCAAGAATGGGGAATGTCAAGATAAAGAACAAGAAATAATTAGATTAGAAGAAGGCATTAAAACGCTG ggCGATAAAATCCGAACGTCGAAGACTAATAAAGAAAGTAAAGAAGTATGGGGACCATTTTTAACAGAGATGTtagatttgaaaaacaaattagcTCAACTGAAGCCTTCTGCTGAGCCAGCAGCACCTTCTAAGAAGGGAAAGAAGAAATCATAG
- the MetRS gene encoding methionine--tRNA ligase, cytoplasmic isoform X1: MVNFELIISKLTILNTLLLFFPYYTATMKCFTNPSNPGALKLLIASKCGQKEIQIDTVNAKDQKSHGFKRLPVLELDNGTKIFSSTAGARYLFKPDDNLSEKVDVWLTWESTVLLPALAACNLDKISDSPVLNAVSFIDEAVKNKVYLVDERLTVADVVLWSSLFALFTEQNIVSQYLSSKHSILNWFNNLKDSKPFKESIAIWGQKQGNEVFKSFVEGCSYPSVGNMENVTVTEEKETVVTEAEINEAEQAWLGKRSSRPKPRKFTKPVLPQAGEKNILITSALPYVNNVPHLGNIIGCVLSADVFARYCKLRNWNALYIAGTDEYGTATETKALEEKLTPRQICDKYFEIHKETYTWFNIDFDYFGRTTTDLQTTIAQDLFLRIHKKGYTSTASVEQLFCQNCSRFLADRFVEGTCPKCKYEDARGDQCDGCGTLINAVELIQPRCKVCGKMPVVQNSNQLFLELPKIEPVLQEWIKSSCDHWSHNAREITNSWLKDGLKARCITRDLKWGVPVPLSGFEKKVFYVWFDAPIGYMSITANYSDEWRKWWQPAKETPVTLYQFMAKDNVPFHSVMFPATLLAVGENYQLVNHIFATEYLNYEDGKFSKSRGIGVFGTDAKNTGIPADIFRFYLLYMRPESHDSSFSWVDLATKHNTELLNNIGNFVNRALVFDEKFFNSVIPPMNMVKEDYVLLASVTREIRGYHSVLENGKLRDGIKYMLNISRHGNIYMQTLKPWVLIKGNDEEKKRAATVIGILCNVAALLAIVIRPYMPNIAKIMAEQMNASEDLFVLTEDMNILLPEGHKIGKPVPIFTKIELSTVETLKKMFSGRQTSPPKEPSKKPEETFADLQSASKVADSLKKMENAITEQGNLVRNMKSGGAQKAEWQPHVNALLDMKKQYEELKKVQASLANNVSPASTEEPVKNGECQDKEQEIIRLEEGIKTLGDKIRTSKTNKESKEVWGPFLTEMLDLKNKLAQLKPSAEPAAPSKKGKKKS, translated from the exons ATGGTCAACTTCGAGCTGATCATCTCGAAGTTGACCATTTTGAATACATTGCtgttattttttccatatta TACTGCTACGATGAAGTGCTTCACGAATCCGAGCAATCCCGGTGCTTTGAAGCTACTGATAGCGTCAAAATGTGGccaaaaagaaatacaaatcGATACAGTAAACGCTAAAG ACCAAAAATCTCACGGTTTCAAGAGATTACCGGTGTTAGAATTAGATAACGGTACGAAGATCTTTTCCAGCACCGCTGGCGCACGTTATTTGTTCAAACCTGATGATAATTTGAGTGAAAAAGTTGATGTGTGGTTGACGTGGGAATCCACCGTTCTACTA CCTGCTCTAGCTGCTTGTAATTTAGATAAGATTTCCGATAGTCCGGTGCTGAATGCTGTTAGCTTTATCGACGAAGCTGTAAAAAATAAAGTGTATTTAGTCGAC GAACGGTTAACGGTCGCTGATGTTGTTCTGTGGAGTTCGTTATTTGCTCTTTTTACGGAACAGAATATTGTATCGCAGTATTTATCATCCAAACACAGTATTTTAAATTGGTTTAATAATCTAAAAGATTCGAAACCATTCAAG GAATCGATTGCTATTTGGGGCCAGAAACAAGGCAACGAAGTATTCAAATCATTCGTAGAAGGTTGTTCGTATCCTTCAGTCGGTAACATGGAAAATGTTACTGTTACAGAAGAG AAAGAGACGGTGGTAACCGAAGCTGAAATAAACGAAGCCGAACAAGCCTGGCTTGGTAAACGGTCATCTCGTCCTAAACCGAGAAAATTCACTAAACCAGT ATTACCTCAAGCTggagagaaaaatattttaattacctCAGCATTACCTTACGTCAACAACGTTCCTCATTTGGGTAATATCATTGGCTGTGTACTTTCTGCTGATGTTTTTGCCAG ATATTGCAAGCTGCGGAATTGGAACGCTTTGTATATCGCTGGTACCGATGAATATGGAACTGCTACTGAAACTAAAGCATTAGAAGAGAAACTAACTCCTCGTCAAATATGtgataagtattttgaaatacataaagAAACGTACACGTGGTTCAATATTGATTTCGATTATTTTGGTCGTACGACTACCGATCTTCAGACAAC AATCGCTCAAGATTTATTTTTACGGATTCATAAGAAAGGATACACGTCTACTGCATCAGTCGAGcaactattttgccaaaattgcagccG GTTTTTAGCTGATCGTTTTGTAGAAGGAACTTGTCCAAAATGTAAGTATGAAGATGCCCGAGGGGATCAATGTGACGGATGTGGTACTCTAATCAATGCTGTCGAATTGATCCAGCCACGTTGCAAAGTTTGCGGTAAAATGCCCGTAGTACAAAATTCCAACCAGCTTTTCTTAGAATTACCCAAG aTCGAACCAGTTTTGCAAGAATGGATCAAGTCATCTTGCGATCATTGGAGCCATAATGCTCGAGAGATAACGAATTCTTGGCTGAAAGACGGTTTAAAAGCGAGATGTATCACGAGAGATTTAAAATGGGGTGTTCCGGTTCCTTTGAGCGGATTCGAGAAAAAA GTATTCTACGTCTGGTTCGATGCTCCGATCGGTTACATGAGTATAACAGCTAATTACAGCGACGAATGGAGGAAATGGTGGCAACCTGCGAAAGAAACGCCTGTAACACTTTATCAGTTTATGGCTAAAGATAACGTTCCTTTCCATTCAGTCATGTTCCCAGCCACTTTGTTGGCCGTAGGTGAAAACTATCAACTAGTTAATCATATTTTCGCCACag aatatttgaattacgAAGATGGTAAATTCTCAAAATCCAGAGGCATCGGTGTGTTCGGTACCGACGCCAAGAACACCGGAATCCCTGCCGATATATTTAGATTCTATTTACTCTACATGAGACCGGAATCGCACGACTCGTCGTTCAGTTGGGTCGATTTAGCGACCAAACATAATACCGAATTATTAAATAATATCGGTAACTTCGTCAATAG AGCATTGGTCTTCgacgaaaaattcttcaattcggTCATTCCGCCGATGAATATGGTCAAAGAAGATTACGTACTTTTAGCCTCGGTGACGCGGGAAATTCGTGGATACCATAGTGTGCTAGAGAATGGTAAATTACGCGATGGTATCAAATACATGTTGAATATCTCCAGACACGGTAACATTTACATGCAAACACTCAAACCGTGGGTATTAATAAAAGGCAACGATGAAGAAAA GAAACGTGCTGCCACCGTGATCGGTATTTTATGCAATGTGGCTGCCTTATTGGCTATTGTGATTCGTCCTTATATGCCAAATATCGCGAAAATCATGGCCGAACAGATGAACGCGTCGGAGGATCTTTTCGTCTTGACCGAAGATATGAATATTTTACTTCCAGAAGGgcataaaattggaaaa CCTGTTCcgattttcacgaaaattgaACTCAGTACCGTTGAAACGTTGAAGAAAATGTTCTCAGGACGTCAAACATCGCCCCCAAAAGAACCGTCGAAGAAACCCGAAGAAACGTTCGCTGATTTACAATCCGCTTCTAAGGTTGCGGACAGTttgaagaaaatggaaaatgctATCACCGAACAA GGTAATTTGGTTCGAAACATGAAGAGTGGCGGAGCTCAGAAGGCGGAATGGCAACCTCATGTTAACGCTTTGCTCGATATGAAAAAACAAtacgaagaattgaaaaaagttcaagcATCTTTGGCGAATAACGTATCGCCCGCTAGTACTGAAGAACCGGTCAAGAATGGGGAATGTCAAGATAAAGAACAAGAAATAATTAGATTAGAAGAAGGCATTAAAACGCTG ggCGATAAAATCCGAACGTCGAAGACTAATAAAGAAAGTAAAGAAGTATGGGGACCATTTTTAACAGAGATGTtagatttgaaaaacaaattagcTCAACTGAAGCCTTCTGCTGAGCCAGCAGCACCTTCTAAGAAGGGAAAGAAGAAATCATAG
- the LOC135848331 gene encoding uncharacterized protein LOC135848331 has translation MTVKTYDTFGDNAENDEKNCSGSCEKKAIFALLICAIIALGFVLVEYYEASSSLPRVWRNQSWDYLLFTQQWPISYCTEYTEEKKEPVTECNFADDRYAWTIHGIWPSRSNSADYPQFCGRIPFNASALAPIEDELEEHWQTIQKDAKVTYLWKHEWLKHGTCAAQIEALNSEIKYFSQGLAWNKQYNVTDAFTKCGIYPDDGKLYTSEQIIQCVQQNFNVEPQIFCQLDTVRNELLLTEVRFCFDKELNLKGCDTFGATLHCNGEFIYPGENIYESVRRRWMFLLGIFCVFVCLALVIWVIQCNYSNSSTSRNQPTSNKTFDLLLLSLSWPISFCRSLAEKRAGGTETCVLPKNGNNWLIHGLWPNKMGYCSPSSFNETELKPIRAELEEYWLTMLENSTNADFWKHEWLKHGTCALQCEVINTQLKYFRRSLELYKQYNVTKALAECGIHPNDWKLYKNNEFVDCFKKHFNIHPQLSCKRMRNEETLQEIRLCFDENLILRDCDKYAQEYCLENFLYPSIIEPKV, from the exons ATGACAGTAAAAACTTACGACACGTTTG GTGACAATGCTGAAAATGACGAGAAAAACTGCTCTGGCTCTTGTGAGAAAAAAGCCATCTTCGCCTTGTTAATTTGCGCTATAATAGCTCTAGGCTTTGTATTAGTGGAATACTACGAGGCCTCATCATCTTTACCCAGAGTATGGCGAAATCAAAGCTGGGATTATTTACTGTTCACCCAACAATGGCCAATTTCATATTGTACCGAATAcacagaagagaaaaaagaacCTGTAACTGAATGCAATTTCGCCGATGATAGATATGCTTGGACGATACATGgaatatg GCCAAGCCGAAGTAATAGCGCAGATTATCCGCAGTTTTGTGGCAGAATACCCTTTAATGCTAGCGCCTTAGCTCCGATCGAAGATGAATTAGAAGAGCATTGGCAGACGATTCAGAAAGATGCCAAAGTGACTTATCTCTGGAAACACGAATGGCTAAAACATGGCACTTGTGCTGCTCAAATCGAAGCACTGAATTCGGAAATTAAATATTTTAGCCAAGGGTTAGCCTGGAATAAACAGTATAATGTCACCGATGCTTTTACTAAATGCGGAATATATCCGGATGATGGTAAATTGTACACTAGTGAGCAAATTATACAATGCGTTCAGCAGAATTTCAACGTCGAGCCTCAAATTTTCTGCCAGCTCGATACT GTTCGTAATGAGCTACTCCTCACTGAAGTTCGCTTCTGCTTTGATAAGGAATTAAATTTAAAAGGTTGCGATACTTTCGGAGCAACGTTACATTGTAACGGAGAGTTCATTTATCCCG GTGAAAATATTTACGAAAGTGTTCGTAGAAGATGGATGTTTCTTTTGGGAATATTTTGTGTATTCGTTTGCCTAGCTTTGGTCATATGGGTGATACAGTGCAACTACAGCAATTCGTCCACATCCAGAAATCAACCAACATCGAATAAAACCTTCGATTTATTGCTGCTCTCTTTGTCCTGGCCAATTTCATTTTGCAGATCACTCGCTGAAAAACGTGCAGGTGGTACTGAGACGTgtgttttaccaaaaaatggaaataattggTTAATACATGGACTTTG GCCAAATAAAATGGGGTACTGCTCTCCATCTTCGTTTAATGAAACCGAACTGAAACCGATACGAGCTGAGTTAGAGGAATATTGGCTAACAATGCTCGAAAACAGCACCAATGCAGATTTCTGGAAACACGAATGGTTGAAACATGGTACTTGTGCCTTACAATGTGAGGTAATCAACACGCAGCTGAAATATTTTCGACGCAGTTTAGAACTGTATAAACAATACAATGTTACTAAAGCATTGGCCGAGTGCGGTATACATCCAAACGACTggaaattatataaaaataatgaatttgtgGATTGTTTTAAGAAACATTTCAATATTCATCCTCAACTATCTTGCAAAAGG ATGCGGAATGAGGAGACGTTACAAGAAATAAGACTCTGTTTCGATGAGAATTTGATCTTACGAGATTGTGATAAATATGCCCAAGAGTATTGCTTGGAAAATTTCTTATATCCATCCATCATTGAACCCAAAGTTTAA
- the LOC135846516 gene encoding uncharacterized protein LOC135846516 isoform X1, with translation MPQNIHINRVPPEEEPKLENGIPQPKVTNDTNPRICYNPNDVHMQVQERKTSRRVKVAVIFCILIAAYVLLNRRSCDRYFTKEDLIDMHFPSDSEWNKVHSWNDLLFSQFRNKYGWMINNIWTVESTDSNSNSPKQHCRIPLIFRKAESIVYHNSKIRNRMISRWPPDYNKQYTYGHTCATQIEPLDSEYKFLNQGAEWHDHYNINETLGKCHIVPNDSKMYNYTQVHDCFMNRFNVEVKIGCRNETISTRHTLYEFGFCFDQSMNLKNCTNVGDSYLGFQYCAEEFTYPVTSPF, from the exons ATGCCTCAAAACATCCATATTAATA GAGTACCTCCGGAAGAAGAACCTAAACTGGAAAATGGTATTCCGCAACCTAAAGTGACCAACGATACTAATCCTCGAATCTGTTATAATCCTAACGATGTCCATATGCAAGTACAAGAACGAAAAACATCACGTCGTGTCAAAGTAGCTGTGATTTTTTGCATCCTCATCGCAGCATATGTGTTACTCAATAGACGTTCGTGCGATCGTTATTTTACGAAGGAGGATTTAATCGATATGCATTTTCCTTCGGATTCGGAATGGAATAAGGTGCATTCGTGGAATGATTTATTATTCAGTCAGTTTAGGAATAAGTATGGCTGGATGATTAATAATATTTG GACCGTTGAAAGTACCGATTCCAATTCCAATTCACCTAAGCAGCATTGCAGAATAccattaatttttcgaaaagccGAATCAATCGTTTATCATAATTCGAAAATTAGAAACAGAATGATCAGTCGCTGGCCACCGGATTACAACAAGCAGTACACCTATGGACACACTTGTGCGACTCAAATCGAGCCTTTAGACagcgaatacaaatttttaaaccaagGAGCCGAATGGCACGATCATTATAATATTAACGAAACGTTGGGCAAATGTCACATAGTCCCGAACGACTCGAAAATGTACAATTATACTCAAGTCCACGATTGTTTTATGAATCGTTTCAACGTCGAGGTCAAAATTGGATGCAGAAATGAAACG atatcAACTAGACATACGTTGTACGAATTTGGATTTTGTTTCGATCAGagtatgaatttgaaaaattgtaccaatGTGGGTGATTCGTATCTAGGATTTCAGTATTGTGCAGAAGAATTCACCTATCCTGTCACATCCCCGTTTTAA
- the LOC135846516 gene encoding ribonuclease Oy-like isoform X2: protein MQVQERKTSRRVKVAVIFCILIAAYVLLNRRSCDRYFTKEDLIDMHFPSDSEWNKVHSWNDLLFSQFRNKYGWMINNIWTVESTDSNSNSPKQHCRIPLIFRKAESIVYHNSKIRNRMISRWPPDYNKQYTYGHTCATQIEPLDSEYKFLNQGAEWHDHYNINETLGKCHIVPNDSKMYNYTQVHDCFMNRFNVEVKIGCRNETISTRHTLYEFGFCFDQSMNLKNCTNVGDSYLGFQYCAEEFTYPVTSPF, encoded by the exons ATGCAAGTACAAGAACGAAAAACATCACGTCGTGTCAAAGTAGCTGTGATTTTTTGCATCCTCATCGCAGCATATGTGTTACTCAATAGACGTTCGTGCGATCGTTATTTTACGAAGGAGGATTTAATCGATATGCATTTTCCTTCGGATTCGGAATGGAATAAGGTGCATTCGTGGAATGATTTATTATTCAGTCAGTTTAGGAATAAGTATGGCTGGATGATTAATAATATTTG GACCGTTGAAAGTACCGATTCCAATTCCAATTCACCTAAGCAGCATTGCAGAATAccattaatttttcgaaaagccGAATCAATCGTTTATCATAATTCGAAAATTAGAAACAGAATGATCAGTCGCTGGCCACCGGATTACAACAAGCAGTACACCTATGGACACACTTGTGCGACTCAAATCGAGCCTTTAGACagcgaatacaaatttttaaaccaagGAGCCGAATGGCACGATCATTATAATATTAACGAAACGTTGGGCAAATGTCACATAGTCCCGAACGACTCGAAAATGTACAATTATACTCAAGTCCACGATTGTTTTATGAATCGTTTCAACGTCGAGGTCAAAATTGGATGCAGAAATGAAACG atatcAACTAGACATACGTTGTACGAATTTGGATTTTGTTTCGATCAGagtatgaatttgaaaaattgtaccaatGTGGGTGATTCGTATCTAGGATTTCAGTATTGTGCAGAAGAATTCACCTATCCTGTCACATCCCCGTTTTAA